The Yersinia intermedia genome window below encodes:
- the fabV gene encoding enoyl-ACP reductase FabV, giving the protein MIIKPRVRGFICVTAHPAGCEANVKKQIDYVTAEGPIANGPKRVLVIGASTGYGLAARITAAFGCGADTLGIFFERPGEEGKPATSGWYNSAAFHKFAEQKGLYAKSINGDAFSDEIKRLTIEAIKQDLGQVDQVIYSLASPRRTHPKTGEVFNSTLKPIGHEVKFRGLDTDKEVIKEVVLQPATQTEIDNTVAVMGGEDWQMWIDALLEAGVLAEGAQTTAFTYLGEKITHDIYWNGSIGAAKKDLDQKVLTIRDSLAAHGGGDARVSVLKAVVTQASSAIPMMPLYLSLLFKVMKEKGTHEGCIEQVYSLYKDSLCGDAPHLDADGRLRADYKELAPEIQNQVQALWDQVTNDNIYQLTDFTGYKTEFLNLFGFAVDGVDYDADVNPDVKIPNLIQG; this is encoded by the coding sequence ATGATTATAAAACCACGTGTACGCGGCTTTATCTGTGTGACTGCTCACCCGGCGGGCTGTGAAGCTAACGTCAAAAAGCAAATCGACTATGTCACAGCAGAAGGCCCAATTGCTAACGGCCCAAAACGAGTATTAGTGATTGGTGCGTCAACTGGATACGGGCTGGCCGCTCGAATCACAGCAGCATTTGGTTGTGGTGCCGATACGCTGGGTATTTTCTTTGAACGCCCAGGAGAAGAAGGTAAACCGGCGACCTCCGGCTGGTACAACAGTGCAGCTTTCCACAAGTTTGCTGAGCAGAAAGGCCTGTATGCGAAAAGCATCAATGGCGATGCGTTCTCCGATGAGATCAAACGACTGACCATCGAGGCTATTAAGCAAGATCTGGGTCAGGTTGATCAAGTTATCTATAGCCTGGCCTCGCCACGCCGTACTCATCCAAAAACCGGCGAAGTGTTTAACTCCACACTGAAGCCAATCGGCCATGAAGTTAAATTCCGTGGCCTGGATACCGATAAAGAAGTTATCAAAGAAGTTGTGCTACAACCCGCAACCCAAACCGAGATAGACAACACGGTAGCCGTGATGGGTGGCGAAGACTGGCAGATGTGGATTGATGCGCTACTGGAAGCTGGCGTGCTGGCTGAGGGCGCGCAAACTACCGCCTTTACTTACCTGGGTGAAAAAATCACTCATGATATCTATTGGAACGGTTCTATTGGCGCAGCCAAAAAGGATCTGGACCAAAAAGTTCTGACGATCCGCGATAGCTTAGCGGCCCATGGCGGCGGTGATGCCAGGGTATCCGTGCTAAAAGCGGTAGTGACTCAGGCAAGCTCCGCTATCCCAATGATGCCACTGTATTTGTCATTGCTATTCAAGGTAATGAAAGAAAAAGGCACGCATGAAGGCTGTATCGAGCAAGTTTATTCGCTGTATAAAGACAGCTTGTGTGGTGATGCACCGCATCTGGACGCCGATGGCCGCTTGCGTGCTGACTACAAAGAACTGGCACCAGAAATTCAAAACCAGGTACAAGCGCTGTGGGATCAGGTTACCAACGACAATATCTACCAATTGACCGACTTTACCGGTTATAAGACTGAGTTCTTAAACCTGTTTGGTTTTGCCGTCGACGGCGTGGATTATGACGCTGACGTAAATCCTGATGTAAAAATCCCTAATCTGATTCAGGGCTAA
- a CDS encoding MetQ/NlpA family ABC transporter substrate-binding protein, producing MRMRSLAMPLFSLIIFTSLNAHSEEKKVIKLGFNPGPYKEQFEKGVAPYLINKGYRIEYKDFNDGIQVNNAVSTGEIDGNIMQHPIYLQAINERLRIDNTGIVQVPTPPMGLYSDKYQQGQKDQKPKEGALISVPNQPSNEYRAALLLQSIGWIKLKEKIDPATFSQKDIAENPYHLVIKEMDNAQQVRALPDVDFGAIQGNFAVSNGIKLSSALQLEKPTTQFVNVVTVAGKNKDAEFAKDIIAGYHSAEFKKYIQENEKYTGYMLPDYLN from the coding sequence ATGAGAATGCGTTCACTGGCGATGCCTTTATTCAGTTTAATTATTTTTACTTCACTGAATGCTCATAGTGAAGAAAAGAAAGTTATCAAATTAGGATTTAATCCTGGCCCTTATAAAGAACAATTTGAAAAGGGTGTGGCCCCTTATCTGATCAACAAAGGCTATCGCATCGAATATAAAGATTTCAATGATGGTATTCAGGTTAATAATGCCGTTAGCACTGGCGAGATTGATGGCAATATCATGCAACATCCTATTTATCTGCAAGCGATAAATGAGCGACTGAGGATTGATAATACCGGTATTGTTCAGGTCCCGACGCCACCGATGGGGCTGTATTCTGATAAATATCAGCAAGGCCAAAAAGACCAAAAACCCAAAGAAGGTGCGTTGATTTCAGTCCCTAACCAGCCCTCAAATGAGTACCGCGCAGCACTGCTGTTGCAATCTATCGGCTGGATAAAGCTGAAAGAAAAAATTGATCCGGCTACCTTCTCGCAAAAAGATATAGCAGAAAATCCGTACCATCTGGTGATCAAAGAGATGGATAATGCCCAGCAAGTCAGAGCATTACCCGATGTCGATTTTGGCGCTATTCAGGGCAACTTTGCTGTATCTAACGGTATAAAACTCAGTTCGGCGCTGCAACTTGAAAAACCAACCACACAGTTTGTGAATGTGGTAACTGTCGCCGGTAAAAATAAAGATGCAGAATTTGCCAAGGATATTATTGCGGGATACCACTCGGCAGAGTTCAAAAAATACATTCAGGAAAATGAGAAATATACCGGTTATATGCTGCCTGATTATCTTAATTAA
- a CDS encoding methionine ABC transporter ATP-binding protein, with amino-acid sequence MIELQHISKTFERKGVKLQALNNVSLTVEDGDIFGIIGYSGAGKSTLLRMVNSLESPTSGDVIIDGNNLHDFSHEQLRLLKKNIGMIFQNFNLLESKTVFKNVAMPLILLGRNKKFIQDRVAELLDFVGLGDKSNSFPNELSGGQKQRVGIARALATNPSILLCDEATSSLDPQTTAQILLLLKKINQQYNITVLLITHEMSVIQKICNKVAVMENGQIIEQGSVLTVFGHPTHPTTLNFVRTVIKDSLPDSVRKLLDNSHAGRQFRLAFMGAIATQPVINQLIRQYDIGVNILFANMSEIQDTTLGHMVLLLTGNNNLIDSAVTHLAGTGIDIQEIH; translated from the coding sequence ATGATTGAACTTCAGCATATTTCCAAGACCTTTGAACGTAAAGGTGTAAAACTACAAGCGCTTAATAATGTCAGCTTAACTGTCGAAGATGGCGATATATTTGGCATTATTGGTTACAGTGGTGCGGGGAAAAGCACCTTATTACGAATGGTAAACTCGTTGGAAAGCCCAACATCTGGCGATGTGATTATTGATGGTAATAATCTACATGATTTCAGTCATGAGCAACTCAGACTGCTAAAAAAGAATATCGGTATGATATTCCAGAACTTTAACTTACTGGAATCAAAAACTGTTTTTAAGAATGTCGCTATGCCGCTTATCTTATTAGGTAGAAATAAAAAATTCATTCAGGATCGCGTCGCAGAGTTGCTGGATTTTGTCGGATTGGGTGATAAGAGTAATAGTTTTCCTAATGAATTATCGGGTGGTCAGAAGCAGCGGGTGGGTATTGCTCGTGCTCTGGCAACCAATCCATCAATTCTACTGTGTGATGAGGCTACATCGTCACTGGATCCACAAACCACCGCCCAGATTTTATTATTACTGAAGAAAATTAATCAGCAATACAATATTACGGTGTTGCTGATTACCCATGAAATGTCAGTTATTCAAAAAATCTGTAATAAGGTCGCGGTTATGGAAAACGGTCAAATAATTGAGCAGGGTTCTGTATTAACGGTTTTTGGCCACCCCACTCACCCCACAACCCTTAATTTCGTTCGTACAGTGATCAAGGACAGCCTACCCGATAGCGTGAGAAAACTGTTAGATAACAGCCATGCTGGCCGCCAGTTTCGTTTAGCATTTATGGGGGCGATCGCGACACAACCGGTGATAAATCAACTCATCAGGCAATATGATATTGGCGTGAATATTCTATTTGCCAACATGTCGGAGATACAAGACACCACATTGGGTCATATGGTGCTGCTGTTAACCGGTAACAACAACCTCATTGATAGTGCCGTCACTCACCTGGCAGGAACGGGAATTGATATACAGGAAATACATTAA
- a CDS encoding methionine ABC transporter permease translates to MIETAITLDQFVQALHDTLVMVSISLVIGSLIGIPLGILLVVTRPGGLIKNRTFYNILNPVINIIRSLPFIILMVAIIPLTRLIVNTTIGTPGAIVPLIIFIAPYIGRLVENSLLDVNPGILEAAKSMGATPLQAIWYFLLPEALSSLILALTTATIGLIGATAMAGTVGGGGIGDLAITYGYQRFDTFVTVTTAIVLIITVQLIQSLGNLFASKIRRE, encoded by the coding sequence ATGATCGAAACCGCAATTACGTTGGACCAATTTGTCCAGGCGCTACACGACACACTGGTTATGGTCAGTATTTCATTGGTGATCGGTTCTCTTATTGGTATCCCTCTGGGAATCTTATTGGTGGTAACCCGCCCAGGAGGGCTAATTAAGAATCGTACTTTTTATAATATTCTTAACCCCGTGATTAATATCATCCGATCACTGCCCTTTATTATTTTGATGGTGGCAATTATCCCACTTACCCGCTTGATCGTGAATACCACGATCGGAACACCGGGGGCTATCGTGCCATTGATTATTTTTATCGCACCTTATATTGGCCGTTTGGTCGAAAACTCGCTGCTGGATGTAAATCCCGGTATTTTGGAGGCGGCAAAATCGATGGGTGCCACGCCCCTTCAGGCGATTTGGTATTTTTTATTACCTGAAGCACTGTCATCTTTAATATTGGCACTGACCACTGCCACCATTGGCTTGATTGGTGCTACCGCCATGGCAGGTACTGTCGGCGGCGGCGGAATTGGTGATCTGGCTATAACCTATGGCTACCAGCGCTTTGATACATTCGTAACTGTCACTACCGCGATTGTATTGATTATTACGGTACAGCTCATCCAATCGCTGGGTAATTTATTTGCCAGTAAAATTCGCCGTGAGTGA